One window from the genome of Pandoraea fibrosis encodes:
- a CDS encoding Zn-dependent hydrolase, translated as MSEVIQQATPNAVANVPPLNAERLWSRVETLATMTRPDVPWTRRAFSPLFTEARVWLRAEMEAAGLEVHQDAGGNLIGRMPGRSPSRAPLVTGSHCDTVVGGGRFDGIIGVLAGIEVAHTLHEQGVVLEHPFEVIDFLSEEPSDYGISCVGSRAMSGVLSAQMLDARNPEGETLADGIRRIGGDPARLSAPLRRSGETAAFVELHIEQGPVLEARGLPIGVVTNIVGIRRVQFSVHGRPDHAGTTPMDIRCDALVGAARIIDAAHRLASDASSNPHYVVATIGRIAMTPNVPNAVPGSVDMVLEVRSDNDDILAQFPEQVLASVEADLDALRVRCTSTPLSRAQPTDCTPVVMDAVERASHRLGYASMRLPSGAGHDAVYLAPTGPIGMIFIPCLNGRSHCPEEWIEPSQLLDGTRVLYETIRELDGVLARNDASR; from the coding sequence ATGTCAGAAGTCATACAGCAGGCGACGCCGAATGCCGTCGCGAACGTTCCACCGCTCAATGCCGAGCGGCTCTGGTCGCGCGTGGAGACGCTCGCGACGATGACCCGGCCAGATGTGCCATGGACCCGGCGCGCCTTTTCACCCCTGTTTACGGAAGCTCGCGTATGGCTGCGCGCCGAGATGGAGGCTGCCGGACTTGAAGTGCATCAGGATGCGGGCGGCAATCTGATTGGGCGCATGCCGGGACGGAGCCCCTCGCGCGCACCGCTCGTCACGGGATCGCATTGCGACACCGTAGTGGGGGGGGGCCGCTTCGACGGCATCATCGGTGTGCTCGCGGGTATCGAGGTCGCACATACCTTGCATGAGCAGGGCGTGGTGCTGGAGCATCCGTTCGAAGTGATCGACTTCCTCTCCGAGGAGCCCAGCGACTACGGTATCTCGTGCGTGGGCAGTCGCGCCATGTCTGGCGTGTTGTCTGCGCAAATGCTCGACGCGCGCAATCCTGAGGGGGAAACGCTGGCTGACGGTATCCGGCGGATTGGCGGCGATCCTGCGCGATTGAGCGCACCGTTGCGGCGTTCGGGCGAGACGGCGGCATTCGTCGAGTTGCATATCGAGCAAGGCCCGGTACTCGAGGCGCGAGGCTTGCCGATTGGCGTCGTGACGAACATTGTTGGCATTCGTCGCGTGCAGTTCTCGGTGCACGGTCGCCCCGATCATGCGGGCACGACGCCGATGGATATCCGTTGCGATGCGCTTGTTGGCGCCGCGCGAATCATCGACGCCGCGCACCGACTGGCAAGCGACGCGAGCAGCAATCCCCATTACGTAGTGGCGACCATTGGGCGTATTGCCATGACACCCAACGTGCCGAATGCCGTGCCGGGCAGCGTGGACATGGTGTTGGAAGTGCGCAGCGACAACGACGACATCCTCGCGCAGTTTCCGGAGCAAGTGCTGGCGAGCGTCGAAGCGGATCTTGACGCGCTCCGGGTGCGTTGCACGAGTACGCCATTGAGCCGTGCGCAACCGACAGACTGTACCCCTGTGGTCATGGACGCCGTCGAACGCGCGTCGCATCGGCTTGGCTATGCATCGATGCGACTGCCGAGTGGGGCGGGGCACGATGCCGTCTATCTGGCGCCCACCGGCCCTATTGGCATGATCTTCATTCCCTGCCTGAACGGGCGTAGTCACTGCCCGGAGGAATGGATCGAGCCGTCGCAACTGCTCGATGGCACACGCGTGCTGTACGAGACGATTCGTGAGCTCGATGGTGTCTTGGCGCGCAACGACGCAAGTCGTTGA
- a CDS encoding porin yields the protein MKKITRWWIGAGLALAAAGTSQVASAQSSVSLYGVIDEYVAAQKSLGKERAWAVNPGGMSTSFWGMGGREDLGNGYAAVFALEAFFQPNNGNTGRFAGDTFFGRNAYVGLATPYGSFLLGRNTTPYYVSALRFNPFSTSFGFSPVLNHLYKGVSGQGLAGDNGWNNSLLYTSPGGNDWQASLIYGTGNKAGAQGQNQWGGNAIYAHGPFSATVAYQQVRYDKTPGDLTSQIAGFTLQSAVMAAVGYDFSIVKITALYQYLHDGIDSGDLNTHSGQIGASVPIGNGALLASWMYAKSHGRGDPIRSTWSVGYDYRLSKRTDLYAAYMQDRATGYTSGNTAGVGMRMAF from the coding sequence ATGAAAAAAATCACACGTTGGTGGATCGGGGCAGGCCTGGCGCTTGCGGCAGCAGGCACGAGCCAGGTCGCGTCGGCACAGTCGAGCGTCTCGCTTTACGGGGTGATCGACGAATACGTCGCAGCGCAGAAGAGTCTGGGTAAGGAACGCGCGTGGGCCGTGAACCCGGGAGGCATGTCGACCAGCTTCTGGGGCATGGGCGGACGCGAGGACCTTGGCAACGGCTACGCGGCGGTCTTCGCTCTGGAAGCGTTCTTCCAGCCGAACAACGGCAATACGGGCCGATTTGCGGGTGACACGTTCTTCGGCCGCAACGCTTACGTTGGTCTCGCCACGCCTTACGGCTCGTTCCTGCTGGGCCGTAACACCACGCCCTACTACGTGTCTGCGCTGCGCTTCAATCCGTTCTCCACATCGTTCGGCTTCTCCCCGGTGCTCAACCACCTGTACAAAGGCGTCTCCGGACAGGGGCTCGCGGGCGACAACGGCTGGAACAACTCCCTGCTTTACACCTCGCCGGGTGGCAACGACTGGCAGGCCAGTCTCATCTACGGCACCGGCAACAAAGCTGGCGCACAAGGTCAGAACCAGTGGGGTGGCAACGCCATCTACGCGCACGGGCCGTTCTCGGCGACCGTCGCTTATCAGCAGGTTCGCTACGACAAGACGCCCGGCGACCTGACATCGCAAATTGCCGGGTTCACCCTGCAATCCGCAGTCATGGCGGCCGTTGGCTATGACTTCTCGATCGTGAAGATCACGGCGTTGTATCAGTATCTCCACGACGGCATCGACAGCGGCGACCTGAACACGCACAGCGGGCAGATCGGCGCTTCGGTGCCGATTGGCAACGGCGCACTGCTGGCATCATGGATGTACGCCAAGAGCCACGGCCGTGGCGATCCGATCCGCTCGACGTGGTCGGTAGGTTACGACTACCGCCTGTCGAAGCGCACCGACCTTTACGCTGCCTACATGCAAGATCGCGCAACGGGCTACACCAGCGGCAATACAGCGGGTGTCGGTATGCGCATGGCCTTCTGA
- a CDS encoding cupin domain-containing protein: MKNERDNFMPHRRTYRTARAAAALITLALFLSGARAETLHPIKASRQELAGPIFDRADAVQENEDGNDTIDVNTFTSGDKAFQTGVFKSGPVREDIRSAPGYPYTELLVFLSGGAKFTSTDGSVVEAGPGEAVTLPKGWTGVFESNGYTKLYAVYDPEAPSHISQ; encoded by the coding sequence ATGAAAAACGAGAGAGACAACTTTATGCCGCATCGCAGGACTTACCGGACGGCGCGCGCTGCCGCCGCACTGATCACGCTCGCCTTGTTCCTGAGCGGCGCTCGCGCCGAGACGCTCCACCCCATCAAAGCGTCCCGCCAGGAACTCGCCGGTCCGATATTCGACCGCGCCGACGCCGTGCAAGAGAATGAAGACGGCAACGACACCATCGACGTCAACACCTTCACCTCGGGCGATAAAGCCTTTCAGACGGGCGTATTCAAATCCGGGCCAGTGCGGGAGGACATCCGTTCGGCGCCCGGCTATCCGTACACCGAGTTGCTGGTTTTCCTGAGCGGTGGCGCAAAGTTCACGTCGACCGACGGCAGCGTTGTCGAAGCCGGCCCAGGCGAAGCCGTCACGTTGCCCAAAGGCTGGACAGGCGTGTTCGAGTCGAATGGCTACACCAAGCTGTACGCCGTCTACGATCCCGAGGCGCCATCGCATATCTCCCAGTAA
- a CDS encoding UbiD family decarboxylase, translating into MTTHHTPEHQSMRAFVGALAQRGELLRVDEPVDTRFEISAWLAQLAEGPAVQFDQIAGHDTAAIGNLLNSVDRIALGLGVSRSEMQHRIVAAIEQGIAPERVAHGPCQDTVVHTPDLRREIPAPVFFAKETGPYITAGVIFARDSRTGKGNVSFARVKLLSGNRGMVGIAPNHHLAVMAREAKARGETLPIAVTVGNHPAVLIAAALYLRLGDDELECAGALLGEPVRTVACKTIGLDVPAQCEWVLEGTLDIDEQHEEVLVSEFHGMYEPYGSGPVATFHCLTRRNDALFQIIEPGYYPEHTLIGGVAIAAGLARTLRAVAVPVREVAVGHGGCGRLSAVVSLNAHRPGDARKAMFALWGSVNLIKNITIVDEDIDPWNPSQVEWAIAACMRPDRDLLIAPGVRTDRSEPIKQGGVATKLGIDATRKAGDRPDWTRAVPPPDVMHRVAQRIAASGVSVPGIADDPPLDP; encoded by the coding sequence ATGACAACACACCACACCCCTGAGCATCAGTCGATGCGCGCGTTCGTTGGCGCGCTCGCACAGCGAGGCGAGTTGCTGCGCGTGGACGAGCCCGTCGACACCCGCTTTGAAATTTCGGCCTGGCTGGCGCAGTTGGCCGAAGGACCGGCCGTGCAATTCGACCAGATCGCCGGCCACGACACGGCTGCCATCGGCAACCTGCTGAACTCGGTCGATCGCATTGCGCTCGGCCTCGGCGTTTCGCGCAGTGAGATGCAGCACCGCATCGTCGCGGCCATCGAACAAGGCATCGCCCCCGAGCGGGTCGCGCATGGCCCATGTCAGGATACGGTCGTGCACACGCCCGATTTGCGCCGCGAGATCCCGGCCCCTGTCTTCTTTGCAAAGGAGACCGGCCCTTACATCACTGCGGGCGTCATCTTCGCGCGCGACAGCCGCACCGGAAAAGGCAATGTCTCGTTCGCACGTGTCAAGCTGCTCAGCGGTAATCGCGGCATGGTCGGCATTGCTCCCAACCATCACCTAGCGGTGATGGCACGCGAGGCCAAGGCCCGCGGCGAAACGTTGCCGATTGCCGTGACCGTCGGCAATCACCCGGCCGTATTGATCGCTGCCGCGCTCTATCTGCGGCTCGGTGACGATGAGCTGGAATGCGCAGGCGCCCTGCTCGGCGAACCGGTGCGCACGGTCGCATGCAAGACCATCGGTCTTGACGTGCCCGCCCAGTGCGAATGGGTGCTCGAAGGCACGCTCGACATCGACGAACAGCACGAGGAAGTGCTGGTGTCCGAGTTTCACGGCATGTACGAGCCCTACGGCAGCGGTCCTGTGGCGACCTTTCACTGCCTCACCCGACGGAACGACGCCCTGTTTCAGATCATCGAACCCGGCTATTACCCCGAGCACACGCTGATCGGCGGGGTCGCCATTGCCGCCGGGCTGGCGCGCACGCTCCGGGCGGTCGCCGTGCCAGTGCGCGAGGTGGCCGTCGGACATGGAGGCTGCGGGCGGTTGAGCGCAGTCGTCAGTCTGAACGCGCACCGTCCGGGCGACGCGCGAAAGGCGATGTTCGCGTTGTGGGGCAGCGTCAATCTGATCAAGAACATTACGATCGTCGACGAGGACATCGATCCGTGGAATCCGTCGCAGGTCGAGTGGGCGATAGCCGCCTGCATGCGCCCCGACCGCGACTTGCTGATCGCGCCCGGCGTGCGCACCGATCGCTCTGAGCCGATCAAACAGGGCGGCGTGGCCACCAAACTGGGTATCGATGCGACCCGAAAGGCTGGCGACCGGCCAGACTGGACGCGGGCGGTCCCGCCACCCGACGTCATGCACCGCGTCGCGCAACGGATCGCGGCGAGCGGTGTGAGCGTCCCGGGCATCGCCGACGACCCGCCCCTCGACCCTTAA
- a CDS encoding dihydroorotase, with protein MSDFDWVMRGNVVDADAIVMDGWLAVRDGKIAARGRGEAPSSKERIDARGQWIIPGVVDGQVHSGSQRDQEGLGWASRAAAAGGVTVMVDMPYDDPEPVASRAQLDAKIAEVERDCHVDVALFGTLNETHGLDAAAGLIDGGVCAFKFSTFEATPGRFPRVEEDMLYEAFRRIAPSGIVCGVHNQMQDLTRKNIARLTEADDTGWDAFLRAHPPLIENLATALIYEIGAETGARAHAVHVSTSRGFEICNMYRQAGHRASIETCVQYLMLNHEEHTRRFGARTKHYPPIRPKAEVDLLWTHMAAGDCTFVSSDHVSWGLERKGNPNVFRNSSGGPGLETLLPAFWTGCEEHGISPTMVVKQLCRNPARHFLLDDRKGSLEVGADADVVILRPERYAYDPSTSLSAVQWSSFEGREFTVRVAGTWCRGQQVYDGAGIVNRKGDGRFLRPRKA; from the coding sequence ATGAGCGATTTTGATTGGGTGATGCGTGGCAACGTGGTCGATGCCGACGCAATCGTGATGGACGGATGGCTGGCGGTGCGCGACGGCAAGATCGCAGCACGTGGCCGGGGCGAGGCCCCATCGTCGAAGGAACGGATCGATGCGCGCGGGCAATGGATCATCCCGGGCGTGGTCGACGGGCAGGTGCATTCGGGCAGTCAGCGCGATCAGGAAGGACTGGGCTGGGCCTCGCGCGCTGCGGCGGCTGGCGGTGTGACCGTCATGGTCGATATGCCTTACGACGATCCGGAGCCGGTCGCGTCGCGGGCCCAGTTGGATGCCAAGATCGCCGAGGTCGAGCGCGATTGCCACGTTGATGTCGCGTTGTTCGGCACGCTCAACGAGACGCATGGTCTCGACGCGGCGGCGGGTCTGATCGACGGTGGCGTTTGCGCGTTCAAGTTCTCGACGTTCGAAGCGACACCGGGGCGTTTCCCGCGCGTCGAAGAGGACATGCTTTACGAAGCGTTCCGCCGCATCGCGCCGTCGGGGATCGTGTGCGGTGTGCACAACCAGATGCAGGACCTCACACGCAAGAACATCGCGCGTCTGACCGAAGCCGACGACACGGGCTGGGATGCTTTCCTGCGTGCGCATCCACCGCTCATCGAAAATCTCGCCACTGCGCTGATCTATGAGATTGGCGCGGAAACCGGCGCCCGCGCCCACGCAGTGCATGTGTCGACGTCGCGCGGCTTCGAGATTTGCAATATGTATCGGCAGGCCGGACACCGGGCCAGCATCGAGACCTGCGTGCAATACCTGATGCTCAACCATGAGGAGCACACGCGCCGCTTCGGCGCCAGGACGAAGCACTATCCGCCGATCCGCCCGAAGGCAGAAGTCGATCTGCTGTGGACGCACATGGCGGCGGGCGATTGCACGTTCGTGTCTTCCGATCACGTGAGCTGGGGGCTGGAGCGTAAAGGCAATCCGAACGTATTCCGCAATTCGTCGGGTGGACCAGGGCTCGAGACGTTGTTGCCCGCGTTCTGGACCGGGTGCGAGGAGCATGGTATTTCGCCCACGATGGTGGTCAAGCAACTGTGTCGCAATCCGGCCCGGCACTTCCTGCTCGACGACCGCAAAGGCTCGCTCGAGGTGGGCGCCGACGCCGACGTCGTGATTCTGCGCCCCGAGCGCTACGCCTACGACCCGTCGACCAGCCTGTCGGCAGTGCAATGGAGTTCGTTCGAAGGCCGCGAGTTCACGGTGCGCGTTGCCGGTACCTGGTGTCGCGGGCAGCAGGTTTATGACGGTGCGGGCATCGTCAATCGGAAGGGCGACGGGCGCTTCCTGCGCCCGCGCAAGGCGTGA
- a CDS encoding DUF917 domain-containing protein, which translates to MGRVLTLKDVEAAVLGGSVFACGGGGWADHGRQLGTMAVTLGRPELVTMDEVADDAWIATAAAIGAPGGLTDWEMLGIDYVKAAQRVQDALGESLYGLIIGQNGMSSTLNAWLPSAVLGTKVIDAVGDVRAHPTGDMGSLGLAGSPSPMIQSAVGGNRANHAYIELTVHGATGKVSPVLRKAADMAGGFIASCRNPIRADYVRRHAALGGISMALSLGEAILAAQPRGGAHVIDAICQATRGAIIGSGKVVRNTLAYTQEAFDIGTVEIGDGANRLVVHVMNEHMAVTNTHGERVACYPDVITTLDMDGNPVSAGTLREGMEIAVLHVHKREIPLSSSVRDASVYAVVEQALGMNFTDYALAS; encoded by the coding sequence ATGGGACGAGTGTTGACGTTGAAAGATGTCGAAGCCGCCGTACTCGGCGGCTCGGTGTTTGCGTGCGGCGGGGGGGGCTGGGCAGACCATGGCCGTCAGCTTGGCACGATGGCCGTGACCCTCGGCCGCCCCGAACTGGTCACGATGGACGAAGTCGCGGACGACGCCTGGATCGCTACCGCTGCCGCCATCGGTGCGCCAGGCGGACTGACCGACTGGGAGATGCTCGGCATCGACTATGTCAAGGCTGCCCAGCGGGTGCAGGACGCGCTCGGTGAATCGCTCTATGGCCTCATCATCGGCCAGAACGGTATGTCGAGCACGCTCAACGCATGGCTGCCGTCGGCCGTACTCGGCACCAAAGTCATCGATGCCGTGGGCGATGTCCGGGCGCACCCGACCGGCGACATGGGATCGCTCGGCCTCGCCGGCAGCCCCTCTCCGATGATCCAGAGCGCCGTGGGCGGCAATCGCGCCAATCACGCCTATATCGAGCTGACGGTGCATGGCGCGACCGGCAAAGTCTCTCCGGTACTGCGCAAGGCCGCAGACATGGCGGGCGGATTCATCGCCAGTTGCCGCAACCCGATCCGCGCCGACTACGTGCGCCGCCACGCAGCGCTCGGCGGCATCAGCATGGCGCTCTCGCTGGGCGAAGCGATTCTCGCCGCCCAGCCGAGGGGCGGTGCTCACGTGATCGATGCCATTTGCCAGGCAACGCGTGGCGCCATCATCGGATCGGGCAAGGTCGTGCGCAACACGCTCGCCTACACACAGGAAGCGTTCGACATCGGTACGGTCGAGATCGGCGACGGTGCGAACCGCCTCGTCGTGCATGTGATGAACGAACACATGGCAGTGACAAACACACACGGCGAGCGAGTGGCCTGCTACCCCGACGTCATCACCACGCTCGACATGGACGGCAACCCGGTGTCCGCAGGCACGCTACGCGAAGGGATGGAAATCGCGGTCCTGCATGTGCACAAACGCGAGATTCCGCTCTCGTCGAGCGTGCGCGACGCATCGGTCTACGCCGTCGTCGAGCAGGCACTTGGCATGAACTTCACCGATTACGCGCTGGCAAGCTGA
- a CDS encoding urocanate hydratase encodes MKRDFPIPHGTTLRCKGWRQEALLRLLENVLAVGEDPDNLIVYAAMGRAARDWPSHDAMVRALLTLEDDQTLIVQSGKPIGVLQTHDRAPIVIMANCNMVGQWARAENFYRWEKDNLICWGGLTAGDWQYIGSQGVIQGTYEIFSRIAERHFNGDLHGRFILTAGMGGMGGAQPLAGRMANAAILTVEINPERIEKRLKAGYLECRADNLDHALALIRDAQARRAPISVGLQGNAADVYPEILARGIVPDIVTDQTSAHDLVYGYVPAGYTLDAVAQMRKNDTETLMNASRASIVRHVGAMLGFLDKGAVVFDNGNLIRTHARDGGVARAFDIPVFTEAFLRPLFARGIGPFRWIALSGDPEDIRKIDDFLLTRFADNQIVANWIRLAREQVPFEGLPARIGWLGHGERTALALEVNRMVRDGELSAPVAFTRDHLDAGAMAHPNIMTENMRDGSDAIADWPLLNAMLNCASCADLVAIHSGGGGYSGYMTSAGVTVVADGTTKADERLCLSMTNDTASGVLRYADAGYEEALDEVRVKGIGRIDTTASSATPD; translated from the coding sequence ATGAAACGAGATTTCCCCATTCCCCATGGCACCACGCTGCGCTGCAAAGGCTGGCGGCAGGAAGCGTTGCTTCGTCTGCTCGAAAATGTGCTCGCGGTCGGCGAGGACCCCGACAACCTGATCGTCTATGCCGCAATGGGCCGCGCCGCGCGCGATTGGCCGTCGCACGACGCCATGGTTCGCGCCCTGCTCACGCTCGAAGACGACCAGACGCTGATCGTGCAGTCCGGCAAGCCCATCGGCGTATTGCAAACCCACGATCGCGCGCCAATCGTCATCATGGCGAACTGCAATATGGTCGGGCAGTGGGCTCGCGCCGAGAACTTCTACCGCTGGGAGAAGGACAATCTGATTTGCTGGGGCGGGTTGACCGCCGGCGATTGGCAATACATCGGCTCTCAGGGTGTGATTCAGGGCACTTACGAGATCTTCTCTCGCATTGCCGAGCGCCACTTCAATGGGGATCTGCACGGCCGCTTCATTCTTACTGCCGGCATGGGGGGCATGGGCGGCGCGCAGCCCCTCGCCGGACGCATGGCGAACGCGGCCATCCTCACCGTCGAGATCAATCCGGAGCGCATCGAGAAGCGCTTGAAAGCTGGCTACCTCGAATGCCGGGCAGACAATCTCGACCACGCGCTCGCCCTGATTCGCGATGCACAGGCGCGCCGCGCGCCGATCTCCGTCGGACTGCAAGGCAATGCTGCCGATGTGTATCCGGAGATCCTTGCTCGCGGCATCGTGCCCGACATCGTGACGGATCAAACCTCGGCGCACGATCTGGTCTACGGCTACGTTCCCGCCGGCTACACGCTCGACGCCGTGGCGCAGATGCGCAAGAACGACACCGAGACGCTGATGAACGCGAGCCGCGCGTCGATCGTCCGACACGTGGGCGCCATGCTGGGATTCCTGGACAAAGGCGCCGTGGTGTTCGACAACGGCAACCTGATCCGCACGCACGCCAGGGATGGCGGCGTCGCCCGCGCCTTCGACATCCCGGTCTTCACCGAAGCATTTTTGCGTCCGCTCTTCGCACGCGGCATTGGCCCGTTCCGCTGGATTGCCCTGTCGGGCGATCCGGAAGACATCCGCAAGATCGACGACTTCCTGCTCACGCGCTTTGCCGATAACCAGATCGTGGCGAACTGGATCAGACTCGCCCGCGAACAGGTGCCGTTCGAAGGTCTGCCCGCCCGCATTGGCTGGCTCGGCCATGGTGAGCGCACCGCCCTCGCACTCGAAGTCAACCGCATGGTGCGCGACGGCGAGCTGAGCGCCCCGGTCGCCTTCACGCGCGACCATCTCGATGCCGGTGCCATGGCGCATCCGAACATCATGACCGAGAACATGCGCGACGGCTCCGACGCCATTGCCGACTGGCCACTGCTCAATGCCATGCTCAACTGCGCGTCGTGCGCCGATCTGGTCGCGATTCATTCGGGCGGTGGTGGGTACAGCGGCTATATGACCAGCGCCGGGGTGACGGTGGTCGCGGACGGCACAACCAAGGCGGACGAGCGCCTCTGCTTGTCGATGACCAACGACACCGCCAGCGGCGTCTTGCGCTACGCCGACGCCGGTTACGAGGAAGCGCTCGACGAAGTTCGCGTGAAAGGGATCGGCCGCATCGACACGACCGCCTCATCAGCCACGCCGGACTGA
- a CDS encoding MFS transporter has protein sequence MDPAAEPLPRAEAVKGHAGRRAIIAASAGNALEWYDFTIYALFAVYIGQNFFHNDNPTVQLMGSFLAFGLGYVARPLGALLIGSYGDRKGRKAALTLTIMLMAFGTLLIAIAPPYTAIGIGAPLLIVCGRVLQGFSAGGEVGSATAFLAEHAPAQKKGQYASWLQASMGICNIFGALVATLVTTIFTQDQITEWAWRIPFIIGLAIAPVGLWMRKALDETPHFKREAQRMKQAGAAKKMPLMQVLRDHPARLLVGFGLSTLWAAGPYALIIFMPIYVQKSMGFSSSQAFTAAFIGNFFLTAGCVMSGTLSDKIGRRTMLRFGAIALLVGVYPLMMWLGTSHTTATLIVVQSAFCAMISLFVGVAPAALSEIFPTAVRSSGMSLSYNAAVTLLGGFAPAILTWITYTTGVSFAPALYVMGAALVTLVAISLMPEKRHD, from the coding sequence ATCGACCCGGCCGCCGAGCCCCTGCCCCGTGCCGAAGCCGTAAAAGGGCATGCGGGACGCCGCGCCATCATCGCCGCGTCTGCCGGTAACGCACTCGAGTGGTATGACTTCACCATCTATGCGCTCTTCGCGGTCTACATCGGGCAGAACTTCTTTCATAACGACAATCCGACCGTGCAGTTGATGGGGTCGTTTCTCGCGTTCGGACTCGGTTACGTGGCTCGCCCGCTCGGTGCGCTACTCATCGGCTCTTATGGCGATCGCAAGGGCCGCAAGGCCGCCCTCACGCTCACCATCATGCTCATGGCGTTCGGCACACTGCTCATCGCCATCGCCCCGCCGTACACGGCCATCGGTATCGGCGCCCCGCTGCTGATCGTTTGCGGACGCGTGCTGCAAGGGTTCTCGGCTGGCGGTGAGGTCGGCAGCGCAACGGCGTTCCTCGCCGAGCACGCCCCGGCGCAGAAGAAAGGACAGTATGCGTCTTGGCTGCAAGCCAGCATGGGCATCTGCAACATCTTCGGCGCACTGGTAGCCACACTCGTCACCACGATCTTCACGCAGGATCAGATCACTGAGTGGGCATGGCGGATTCCGTTCATCATCGGTCTGGCGATCGCCCCCGTCGGTCTGTGGATGCGCAAGGCCCTCGACGAAACGCCGCACTTCAAGCGCGAAGCACAGCGCATGAAGCAGGCTGGCGCCGCCAAGAAGATGCCGCTCATGCAAGTGCTGCGCGACCATCCGGCGCGTTTGCTCGTCGGCTTCGGACTGTCGACGCTCTGGGCCGCCGGCCCCTACGCACTCATCATCTTCATGCCGATCTACGTGCAGAAGTCGATGGGGTTCAGCAGCTCGCAGGCATTCACCGCAGCCTTCATCGGCAACTTCTTCCTGACGGCAGGTTGCGTCATGTCAGGCACACTCTCGGACAAGATCGGCCGCCGCACCATGTTGCGCTTTGGCGCCATTGCGCTGCTCGTCGGGGTCTATCCGCTGATGATGTGGCTCGGTACGTCGCACACCACGGCGACGCTGATCGTTGTGCAATCGGCCTTCTGCGCCATGATCTCGCTATTCGTCGGCGTGGCGCCCGCCGCGCTCTCGGAGATCTTCCCCACCGCCGTGCGCTCCTCCGGCATGTCGCTGTCGTACAACGCCGCCGTGACGCTGCTGGGCGGGTTTGCGCCGGCCATTCTGACGTGGATCACCTACACCACAGGCGTGTCGTTCGCCCCCGCCCTGTATGTGATGGGTGCGGCACTCGTCACCCTCGTCGCCATCTCCCTCATGCCGGAGAAGCGACACGACTGA
- a CDS encoding LysR family transcriptional regulator — protein MKLNLRQIEVFRAIMLSGSISGASKLLFVSQPAVSRLIAYTEQRLGFALFERVKGRLYPTPEARRLFTEVTTLYQSVQRVNEVAENLAENREGQLRLSCSPSLGQSLMPRAIAAFRRRYPEVRVVLQTLIPSVMLQALLSQQVEIGVAYMPIDHPSLATLPLYENRIVAAVPSSHPLSTKSSVTMEEIAREPLIGYSPDIPFGMLIRSMFGGPEGQPEPVVEVQQAHVACALVQAAAGVALVDEITVKGPVWTDVVTVPIVDTVEVPVNVFHLQLEPLSRLAQEFIRVLRALDAGWRRHGPTDATEADDADGDDHANVN, from the coding sequence ATGAAACTCAACCTACGCCAGATCGAAGTCTTTCGGGCCATCATGCTGAGCGGCTCGATCAGCGGCGCGTCCAAGCTCCTCTTCGTCTCCCAACCCGCGGTCAGTCGGTTGATTGCCTACACCGAGCAACGGCTCGGGTTCGCGCTGTTCGAGCGGGTCAAGGGCCGGCTCTACCCCACCCCCGAAGCACGCCGCCTGTTCACTGAAGTGACGACCCTCTACCAGAGCGTGCAGCGTGTCAACGAGGTCGCCGAAAATCTGGCCGAAAACCGCGAGGGTCAGTTGCGCCTGTCTTGCAGCCCCAGCCTCGGGCAATCGCTCATGCCGCGCGCCATTGCCGCTTTCCGTCGACGCTATCCGGAAGTGCGTGTGGTCTTGCAGACGTTGATTCCAAGCGTGATGCTGCAAGCGCTGCTCAGCCAGCAAGTCGAAATCGGCGTGGCCTACATGCCGATCGATCACCCGAGTCTGGCAACGCTTCCGTTGTACGAAAACCGGATCGTCGCGGCGGTGCCGTCCTCGCATCCGCTCAGTACGAAAAGCAGCGTCACGATGGAGGAAATCGCCCGCGAACCGCTCATCGGCTATAGCCCCGACATTCCGTTCGGCATGCTCATCCGAAGCATGTTCGGCGGCCCCGAAGGTCAGCCCGAGCCCGTCGTGGAAGTGCAGCAGGCGCACGTTGCCTGCGCGCTCGTGCAAGCCGCGGCGGGAGTCGCGCTCGTCGACGAAATCACCGTGAAGGGACCGGTGTGGACGGATGTCGTCACCGTGCCGATCGTCGATACGGTGGAAGTGCCGGTCAACGTGTTTCATCTCCAGCTCGAACCCTTGTCGCGTCTCGCACAGGAGTTCATTCGCGTGTTGCGTGCGCTAGACGCCGGATGGCGCCGTCACGGCCCGACCGACGCAACTGAGGCCGACGACGCCGATGGCGACGATCACGCCAACGTGAACTGA